In Micromonospora sp. WMMD980, the following are encoded in one genomic region:
- a CDS encoding helix-turn-helix domain-containing protein: protein MPGGRLTQQERQRIAAGLAESLAYAEIARRLDRPTSTITREVMRNGGPTAYRAELAHRATERRARRRTTATSRGSQPQPQRQGRDAVALTEYEETLTTVLMASGLPTMAARVLTCLFTTDAGSLTAADLTRHLQVSPASISKAITFLAGQSLVRRERDDRRRERYVVDDDLFYQATIASARANDHLVAVARQGVTLLGPDTPAAARLENIARFLDFISENITRAAEQAREILRTAPRAPGKDQPVDQHSPGGR from the coding sequence ATGCCGGGGGGCAGACTCACCCAGCAGGAACGCCAACGGATCGCGGCGGGGCTGGCCGAGAGCCTCGCCTACGCGGAGATCGCCCGACGCCTCGACCGTCCGACCTCCACGATCACCCGCGAGGTGATGCGCAACGGCGGCCCCACCGCCTACCGCGCCGAGCTGGCCCACCGCGCCACCGAACGCCGAGCCCGGCGACGCACCACAGCCACCTCCCGCGGGTCGCAGCCGCAGCCCCAGCGGCAAGGGCGCGACGCCGTGGCCCTGACCGAGTACGAGGAGACGCTGACCACCGTGCTCATGGCCTCGGGCCTGCCGACTATGGCAGCCCGGGTGCTGACCTGCCTGTTCACCACCGACGCGGGCAGCCTCACCGCGGCCGACCTCACCCGGCACCTCCAGGTCAGTCCCGCCTCCATCTCCAAGGCGATCACCTTCCTGGCGGGGCAGAGCCTGGTCCGCCGGGAACGCGACGACCGCCGCCGGGAGCGCTACGTCGTCGACGACGACCTCTTCTACCAGGCGACGATCGCCAGCGCCCGCGCCAACGACCACCTCGTCGCCGTCGCCCGCCAGGGCGTCACCCTGCTCGGACCCGACACCCCGGCCGCCGCCCGCCTGGAGAACATCGCCCGCTTCCTCGACTTCATCAGCGAGAACATCACCCGCGCCGCCGAGCAGGCCCGCGAGATCCTGCGTACCGCTCCGCGGGCGCCCGGGAAGGACCAGCCGGTCGACCAGCACTCCCCCGGCGGGCGGTAG
- a CDS encoding HAD family hydrolase, whose product MTAEPVTTVLFDFAWTLFARDSERWVGNAAASLDRTLAAGEAHRIAGDFADLLRKTATDPAHIARDLDPGVWDRAILAVLQQLPGVDQALAAVLHETHAEAIEPYADTVATLSALRDSGVRIGVVSNVGWDIRTCFARHGLDGHVDAFVLSYEVGFVKPDPRIWVAALEALRAAPRQTLMVGDHPAGDGGSVSAGIPALILPMVDSPAEKRGFEHVLRLARVPS is encoded by the coding sequence ATGACCGCCGAGCCCGTGACGACAGTACTGTTCGACTTCGCCTGGACTCTGTTCGCCAGAGACTCGGAACGCTGGGTGGGCAACGCGGCGGCATCGCTCGACCGGACATTGGCTGCCGGCGAGGCGCACCGTATCGCTGGCGACTTCGCGGACCTGCTGCGAAAGACGGCCACGGATCCGGCCCACATCGCCCGAGATCTGGATCCGGGAGTCTGGGATCGGGCGATCCTCGCCGTGCTGCAACAGCTTCCCGGGGTGGACCAGGCGCTGGCAGCGGTCTTGCACGAAACACACGCCGAAGCGATCGAGCCGTACGCGGACACCGTCGCCACCCTGTCCGCACTGCGTGACAGCGGTGTTCGCATCGGCGTCGTCAGCAACGTCGGCTGGGACATCCGCACCTGCTTCGCGCGGCACGGGCTCGACGGCCATGTCGATGCGTTCGTACTGTCCTACGAGGTCGGCTTCGTCAAACCGGACCCTCGGATCTGGGTCGCCGCCCTCGAAGCCCTCCGTGCCGCACCGCGTCAGACCCTGATGGTCGGTGATCATCCCGCCGGCGACGGCGGATCGGTTTCCGCCGGCATACCAGCGCTGATCCTGCCGATGGTGGATTCGCCCGCGGAGAAACGCGGCTTCGAACACGTGCTCAGGCTTGCCCGAGTTCCGTCCTGA